In a single window of the Streptacidiphilus sp. P02-A3a genome:
- a CDS encoding TetR/AcrR family transcriptional regulator: MDIRASDNTQLGRRERNKLRVKERLYTSALTLFTERGYDETSIDEIADRADVARGTFFNYFQRKEDLISAWGEERREKLGAALSSAPQQSPSAVGRLRQCMSTLGRINEEEQFQTSAMLTAWVRAGRPLIEEPYVAELFAEIVSGGRDQGELSADLQPTHVGNVLRDLYLGTLYRWCERPHGDRNVSLTEELQATLDLLLHGITAARPQDHPTD, translated from the coding sequence ATGGACATTCGAGCATCTGACAACACCCAGCTCGGCCGCCGGGAACGCAACAAGTTGAGGGTCAAGGAACGCCTCTACACCTCCGCGCTGACGTTGTTCACCGAGCGGGGGTACGACGAGACGTCGATCGACGAGATCGCGGACCGGGCCGACGTCGCCCGGGGCACCTTCTTCAACTACTTCCAGCGCAAGGAGGACCTGATAAGCGCCTGGGGGGAGGAGCGGCGCGAGAAGCTGGGCGCCGCGCTCTCGTCCGCCCCGCAGCAGTCCCCGTCGGCCGTCGGCAGACTGCGCCAGTGTATGAGCACCCTGGGCCGGATCAACGAGGAGGAGCAGTTCCAGACCAGCGCGATGCTGACCGCCTGGGTCCGCGCCGGGCGGCCGTTGATCGAGGAGCCCTACGTCGCGGAGCTCTTCGCGGAGATCGTCTCCGGCGGCCGGGACCAGGGCGAGCTGAGCGCGGACCTGCAGCCCACCCACGTCGGCAACGTGCTGCGTGACCTCTACCTCGGCACCCTGTACCGCTGGTGCGAGCGGCCGCACGGCGACCGCAACGTGTCCCTGACCGAGGAGTTGCAGGCCACGCTGGACCTGCTGCTGCACGGCATCACCGCGGCCCGGCCGCAGGACCACCCGACGGACTAG